The Daphnia carinata strain CSIRO-1 chromosome 9, CSIRO_AGI_Dcar_HiC_V3, whole genome shotgun sequence nucleotide sequence ACTGGCTATCCATCTGGTATGTAACCTTTTTCTATTAATCTCGCTTCATCACGTCTGATTAGACGCATGTTCGTTGCAGTACGAGAGGTAATTAGGGGAATTTGCTGCCTTGTCTGTGCTTCCATCTATCGGTCACTTTTGTATTTACATTTCTCTTTCAAGATATGCCCACCAGGCTGGCGCTCATTcgaaaaataagaacaaagGTTTTCGTTCTCCCCAATAGATGGCGTAGCAGTCGTGATTATGTATCAACCGCCATTAAAGTCCAAATATCCTTATAAGGTGCTACTCATCCCGAACTTGACATGCAATCCGCATTTCCCTACAAAACTTGTTTATTACAACCTTGTTTAGGACTATTTAGGAAAGGTTTCTTAGACTGTCATGCGACCAAACGAAGAGCGATTGCAAACAAAGCGTAAAAATTCAGGTTTGAGGACCCTGGTATCTTCGCACAAATCTCATTCATTTAAATagcaatctcttttttttttttaccaagtGATGCAAAAATTcagagacgaaaaaaaatccgCCAGTCAAGTTGAACGATTCTAGGAAACATTTCTGGGCATTTTATACTCTGCACATTCGACCACGATAATCGAACTCAAAAACCTTGTCGTAGAACGTACATTCCGGCATGCGATTAATGTAGCAGGCAACTGGTTTCGTTGAAGTCCGAgcaactataaaaaaaaatgtccgtcCATACCgttattccttttttgctGACCTTAATCATGAAGGTTAATCGTGATCCGTCATTGAATTGTACGCCGTTCACCTTCACACTTCGGTTGACACGAACATGGATGGAAATAGTGGGACGATAACGATAACCCTATCTCAATTCAAAGATCACGTTCATAAAAGTAAATAGACAGAAATGCATAAATGTCACGAGTTTCATGTCTGCCCTTCAATGCCAACTATTTAATTATCGAGTAATTACGTGATTTTGCCAAGGTTCCGTGAATGACAAGGATACGATCAGTGAGTATAAATTCAAAAGCTGGCTACTCTAAAATTCAGTTCACTCTGCGCTCTTGTGTCTTCAAGCAATTATTCAGCGAACCGACATGCAAACCTCTGTAAGTTTAAAGTACGTTACAAATTGAAATCATTTATCTTTCTAATTTCATGAAATGTTATCCCAAGGTGGCCCTTGTCGTTTTGATGGCGTGCATTGTCTCTGCCCAGTTCCCGACCGGTTGGAACTACAACCCTTATCTCTACTACCCCTACACCGCACAACAGCCACCTGTTCAAGAAACACCGGAAGTGGCTGCTGCCCGCTCTGCCCATTTAGCGATTCACGCACTAGCCAAATCCCATGCTGTCAAGCCTACACCAGTTACGGCACACTCGGCTGCCGTATCAACTACCCCTCATGTATGGGCCGCTAAACCGGGACATCAAGGAGCCTCTTACGCAACTGCATCAAGTTCAGTTGTTACGAATTCAGGTGTACCACAACAAGTTCAAGAAACGGCCGAGGTAGCTGCCGCTCGCCGTGCTCACATGGCCGCTCACGCCCTTGCAGCCGGGAGGGTTGTGACCGTAGTCCCCGCCCAGCCGTCTTCGACGGCCTTTGCGAGCCAACAACTTGGCAATTCTATTGCGTCTAACACGAACGCATTCGTTTCGAGCCTTCCTTCTTTCCTGCCGGCGGTGACTTGGGGTCCGCCTCAGCCCGTTCAAGACACTCCCGAAGTTCAGGCTGCTAAACTGGCGTTCTTCCGCGCTTATCGAGAGGCGTTAGCTCGCTTTGGTTAACACTCACCTCTATCAGTTATTCGTTTTCTGTAGACTAAACCCCCTAACCAATTTGATTAACCGTTAATATTCTCATTTAAGTACTAATATGGACATTCAACGGAATacttctctcttttctgtaCACATCTAGACTTTTTGTATAGTTGGAATTCCTTGTTTAGAAAAATGTCCTCTTGAAAGACATGAATTTTTCGTTAACGAAGGCTTCGAAATAAAGCGTCTTTTGCTGGCTGAAACAAGGAGCTACTACTTGTTAATAGACAAATGCTAAGTCGTAATTAGTTGTGGACTTAATTAGCGATTTAGCTCGTGTCTGCGACCAGTTCTGTCACTAAATATTTGCAATTGCAAGGCTATCTAACTTCATTTTCACGTTCTGCGGGACAGTAGATTGATGTCCCATAAACCTGTTAGCAATTTTTACTTGGTTTATGTAGATTGGGTTGTGTTCGCTTATGATATAGCCGTTATTGAAAGATGTCAGATAATGAACGCCTTTGCTGATTTCTGAAACTGCGTCTTGCCCTTAGAACACAGTCGGGAAGTGATGGCTGCCACTACTAAAAATGGACCGGGCTTACAACGCTGCAGCTGCGGTCAACGGGAGGCATGGCTCACCTGCCTTTTTGATATGTTAATAAGCAGAAGATAACCTGCAATAGATGCGGGAAGATCCCGAAGTTGGCGGCTGATCGTCAAGACGCATTTTGCGGCTAACAACTCAGGTCAGAGGTACGCAATTAGTCAGTGTTGAGCCACTACCTGCGTAGGTATATCAACTAGGTCGTGACCAGAGACACACCTGAAGTGCACGCTGCTAAATTAGCGTTCTTTCCCGCTTTTGAATGAAGCGGCCAATCGCTCTGGTTGTTCCCTGGACCACGGCTGCTATAACAAAAATGCTCATCCATTTAactttgttttaaatgaattttaaattttaatcgtTCGCTGTTGTACAGCTGCGTCTCCTAAATTCTATGGTTGCAGTTTCCCAACTAGCTCTCATTTACGAATAGATCAGCTTACGTCTACACAAAGAATTCGTGCTTGGGTCTgatatttcattaaaatttattaaccgtggcgggactcgaacccgcaattttcggatgACTGTTCATCttagaagtccgacgccttatccattaggccacacggTCATGTTAGTGCACACACAGGTAGTTCATCTGATGAGCAGTACTCTGATTCATGATCTGAAGTTTATTCCTTTATTAGGGTTCTAAAtcttaatataaatataatataataaacataACATAAATCTTAAATTCACTACTAACCAAACTTTATGCACTATTTCTTAAACTAAAGAGTTAATTAGGTTTTGATCATGTTTGTGTGCAGCAAGGTCTGAAATTTCGCCTGAGGATATAGCGTGGAAAAGCTAAGGACTAGAAGGCTGGGACATCTAATAGCTTACCATTCCCCTTAAAAATTGCATTATGTGATGGGCTGGACATGATTTTTGTCCCCTCAAAAATTTGATCATTCAGTTGGACACGTTCGACGTGCAAGGTCGTTAGCCTCGTGTGTTCATTCCCTTTTATGGTGTTCATTCCCTTTTATGGTGTTCATTCCATTTTTGAGGCGATGTCAACCCAAAACCAAAATGACAGGTAACCACGCCCTAGCTAAGcttagaaacaaaaagaattgataAAAATAAGGAGTGGAAGGGATGTTCTTTTGGAATTGGCATGAAACCTTAAATATCATTCTTCCGTTATGGTTGAAAAATGTGGCGTTACACCTTTACGGTTGTGCTGTTAAACGTGACCGTTTGATTACCTGTTTTTTCACTTTTACCAAAATGTCTTTTGGCTTATTGCATCAGGAGGGGGTACCTCCTGGATTGCACTCGTTCACGCTGCTGACCAAAGTGAACACAAATCAGGTTCGAAACCTTTGCCTTAAATGATCAGTTAACTGTACAGTGCGTGTTATAGCGTTTGTCTTCACAAGAAAAGATACGAATGTAAACTTGGAATTTCAATTTATTGTCACACGAGAGGGCCTGAAACTTAAGAATTACACAAATTATCATCATTCTATTGAATAAGGTTGGGGCAGAGGTATTATTGGTTTAGAAGGGGTTCTAATTGGTATTATGCTGTAGGATTACAGGTAGTTACTCTACGTTTTCATGAGTTAAAGGGATtacacaaataaataaatgttttttaaaaaataatttaggCGAAAATGTGGCACGTAAAACCCCGTTTTGCTGCACGAACGTTTAAAAACTCATGCAACATGTCGTAAACGCTCATTTGCAAGTGTACAATTTATCAACAATGTGCGAAATAAATAGCATCGTGAGCTCGATAAACCTGTGTCAACGTGACGTGCAAATTACGGGCAAAAATTGTAGGAAAACGGACTGGGCACACATCCTGTAAG carries:
- the LOC130697875 gene encoding cuticle protein 18.7-like, which produces MQTSVALVVLMACIVSAQFPTGWNYNPYLYYPYTAQQPPVQETPEVAAARSAHLAIHALAKSHAVKPTPVTAHSAAVSTTPHVWAAKPGHQGASYATASSSVVTNSGVPQQVQETAEVAAARRAHMAAHALAAGRVVTVVPAQPSSTAFASQQLGNSIASNTNAFVSSLPSFLPAVTWGPPQPVQDTPEVQAAKLAFFRAYREALARFG